Proteins co-encoded in one Candidatus Poribacteria bacterium genomic window:
- a CDS encoding DUF1501 domain-containing protein, protein METFDPKPDAPQEVRGPLKTIPTNLTGVRISECLERTADIMDKIAVIRSMTSPLGEHNLGTQYLMTGYKPTPALAYPTFGATVAYVKSQNNKNTSGDTLTALPPNIAVPNFTGQVSGSGYLPNATRPFSVGGDPKRPDFKVRDLDFYEGIDLQRVSRRRQFVNALNEFSRAKDADTTAVSDPELERAYNLITSPEAKAAFTLSEEPRETRQRYGTDGVNGIGQSCLLARRLVERGVPFVTVNHTGWDTHQDIFTLKERYPTDRNAHLPSLDRALSALIQDLTDRRMLDETLVVVMGEFGRTPKINSQGGRDHWPNVFSVMLAGGGVQGGQIVGSSDALGEFPKERPVTPSDLAATIYTLLGINPSLELHTSDGRPVRVAPDGANIVSELIA, encoded by the coding sequence CTGGAAACCTTTGACCCGAAACCGGATGCACCACAGGAGGTTCGTGGACCGTTAAAAACCATTCCCACAAATCTGACAGGCGTACGCATCAGTGAATGCTTGGAGCGGACAGCAGACATTATGGATAAGATTGCTGTTATACGATCAATGACTTCACCGCTTGGTGAACACAATCTCGGTACGCAGTACCTTATGACAGGCTATAAACCTACACCAGCATTGGCGTATCCAACCTTTGGTGCAACGGTCGCCTATGTCAAATCTCAGAACAATAAGAACACTTCAGGGGATACACTAACCGCTTTACCGCCAAACATCGCAGTTCCGAACTTCACAGGTCAAGTGTCTGGGAGCGGCTATTTACCGAATGCTACGCGCCCATTTTCTGTTGGCGGTGATCCGAAAAGACCTGACTTTAAAGTTCGCGACCTTGATTTCTATGAAGGGATCGATTTACAACGCGTTTCCCGGCGGAGGCAGTTCGTCAACGCACTCAACGAATTCAGTCGTGCCAAAGACGCTGACACAACGGCAGTATCGGATCCCGAGTTAGAACGTGCCTACAATCTGATTACATCGCCCGAAGCCAAAGCGGCATTCACGCTTTCCGAGGAGCCGCGAGAAACGCGCCAGCGATATGGCACAGATGGTGTAAACGGCATCGGGCAGAGTTGTTTATTGGCACGAAGGCTCGTTGAGAGGGGTGTACCATTCGTGACGGTCAACCATACCGGGTGGGATACGCATCAAGATATCTTCACACTCAAAGAACGTTACCCTACGGATCGGAATGCACATCTACCCTCTCTCGATCGCGCATTAAGCGCGCTGATTCAAGACCTTACCGATCGGCGCATGTTGGATGAAACCCTCGTGGTAGTGATGGGTGAGTTCGGACGTACCCCGAAGATTAACTCGCAAGGTGGACGTGACCACTGGCCCAACGTGTTCAGTGTGATGTTGGCTGGCGGTGGCGTGCAAGGTGGACAAATCGTCGGCAGCAGCGATGCACTCGGCGAATTTCCGAAGGAACGTCCCGTAACGCCGTCGGATCTGGCAGCCACAATTTACACACTACTCGGTATCAATCCAAGTCTTGAACTGCATACAAGTGACGGCCGCCCAGTCCGCGTCGCGCCTGACGGTGCTAATATTGTCTCGGAATTAATCGCTTAA
- a CDS encoding IS630 family transposase: MAKPHKLELTQGEIQALVELRDNGEPAYLRERASAILKIHAGFSPHEVARNRLLKRRDPDTVYTWLRRYREHGIPGLFHKPGRGRKPAFFPKSPEAAKTEILAAIGQGPEHLNPHQTRWTLQTLREVLPWLENVCVSGAHRMLSRLGISYKRARDYVRSPDAAYAEKLAYVQEVLAKTQATPETYVAVYQDEFSFTLQPTLAKDWAETGTKNPLARQSHRSQETCYGIGALNPHTGDVVYQQVKSCTVSALHAFYTQISKRYPKAERIYLIQDNRAIHFHANLMAALLPQTKEFHKPTPQKWTGKHSKKIGKLANLPIEIVQLRTYASWTNPIEKLWRWVRQSVIHLHRLSNQWTALQEKVIAFMEQFKGGSQELLHYVGLLPN, translated from the coding sequence ATGGCAAAACCCCATAAACTTGAGTTAACTCAAGGCGAAATACAAGCTCTCGTTGAACTCCGAGATAACGGAGAACCGGCTTATCTCCGTGAGCGCGCAAGTGCTATCTTGAAAATACATGCGGGGTTTTCCCCACATGAAGTCGCACGCAACCGACTCTTGAAAAGACGCGATCCCGACACCGTCTATACTTGGCTTCGCCGGTATCGCGAGCACGGCATCCCTGGGTTGTTTCATAAACCCGGCAGAGGCCGAAAACCTGCGTTTTTTCCCAAGTCGCCTGAAGCCGCTAAGACAGAGATCTTAGCGGCTATAGGTCAGGGACCCGAACACCTCAACCCACATCAGACGCGCTGGACGCTCCAGACGCTTCGAGAAGTTCTACCATGGTTGGAAAACGTCTGCGTCTCGGGCGCACATCGCATGCTCTCACGACTCGGTATCAGCTATAAGCGTGCCAGAGACTATGTGCGAAGCCCAGACGCAGCGTATGCTGAAAAACTCGCCTACGTTCAAGAGGTGCTAGCAAAGACCCAGGCAACCCCTGAAACTTATGTCGCTGTTTACCAAGATGAGTTTAGTTTCACCCTACAACCCACGCTGGCAAAGGACTGGGCAGAGACCGGCACAAAGAACCCTTTGGCACGTCAGAGCCATCGTTCCCAAGAGACTTGCTATGGGATCGGAGCCCTGAACCCCCACACCGGAGATGTCGTTTATCAGCAAGTGAAAAGCTGCACCGTATCCGCCTTGCATGCGTTTTACACGCAGATTTCCAAACGCTACCCAAAGGCTGAGCGGATTTACCTTATTCAGGACAATCGCGCCATACATTTTCATGCCAATCTCATGGCAGCACTGTTGCCACAGACCAAAGAGTTTCACAAACCTACACCCCAGAAATGGACAGGTAAACATTCAAAGAAAATCGGTAAACTTGCCAACTTGCCCATAGAGATAGTGCAGCTCCGAACGTATGCGTCTTGGACGAATCCGATTGAAAAGTTGTGGCGATGGGTGCGCCAATCCGTCATACATCTTCACCGACTCAGTAATCAATGGACCGCACTCCAAGAGAAGGTGATTGCCTTCATGGAACAGTTCAAAGGCGGTTCACAGGAGTTGCTACACTATGTCGGATTATTACCGAATTAA
- a CDS encoding BlaI/MecI/CopY family transcriptional regulator has translation MRPQRLHHLELEVMKVVWKLTHATVNDVLDNIDRKLAYTTVATTMKSLEKKGFLSHQVDGRTFVYQPLVKETEITHSMLNDLLERLFDNSAEKLVNTLLEVRQTSVDEHNRLQALINNYQPEGEETNE, from the coding sequence ATGAGACCCCAGAGATTACACCATTTAGAACTTGAAGTGATGAAAGTGGTATGGAAATTGACGCATGCCACGGTCAACGATGTCCTTGATAACATTGACCGCAAGCTCGCCTATACCACCGTCGCTACCACTATGAAAAGCCTGGAAAAGAAGGGTTTTTTGTCGCATCAAGTTGATGGTAGGACGTTCGTTTACCAGCCTTTAGTCAAAGAGACAGAGATTACGCATTCGATGCTCAACGATTTGTTAGAACGGCTTTTTGACAACTCAGCCGAGAAGCTGGTGAACACACTCCTCGAAGTGCGACAAACGAGCGTAGATGAACACAACCGCTTACAAGCGTTAATTAACAACTATCAACCTGAAGGAGAAGAAACCAATGAGTAA
- a CDS encoding biopolymer transporter ExbD → MSKQILLSLLNCSWQWMLLSGLIWFVTSSMFRKSRRSNTTVHLLWLLSLLSLPILFGLNQFVPALSIAGDPVPELTQAKPINVSGLAALPTDLPEISSTENNTQSENQLFAGGKSLVNWTKMDFLLCVWAIGALAMFVRFTFGLSRIYQLRRSAVVADDSYQAICRRLARQLDIKRPVTVCFSDRIASPISFGWLSPSVLMPRKLDLEQFALVAAHELAHVQRLDWLTNLFSHLVGVIFFFHPIYHLLNRELVHLRERICDDWVIQLTGARKNYAQCLLDLVRHRDRAIPLALSLNQPSQLESRIDTILKNNRRLDVQLKPRLRLMVATLLLTCLPLLAMAQLVPLKTFQVSLFAQTPEKSEKAVDKTAEKQDMGKTKAGKMAGKQYKDESYITVKAPVLLEPSEENRIFSGPQPGEKLSPLTVTGIGGKIDGTTFDMTTKADGKPLVLFLQDTNAVGIKGLVNVFELLLQIDAFQKRQSQATGTEMPNQGLQIGVVFLADNLDTLPEWARNMLKEEIPNAVLKGISPDGREGPGSYGLNRNVAQTVLIAEDGQVLHNFAFTQPMLYTDPHFLGAIAQAIEVAPATLEKWLNEASANRHYEKKVKAVIIKEGDDISGDAPEWVELRNLTDEELNMKGWIFNLVTTELDTERKLIRFTNHVEIPAGKVKYVIINDSDGTSGDTPDWMELRNPTDGDTSEWLELHNPTDKELNLKGWALEIVPTVLDTKGKRIRFTNDVKIPPDGVLLLVRDPKSLKKSGIILEEDEQPQKEKKERGRTMEKDGARDRERMSSREELVKRFDKDGDGKLNAEEGMAARRALANRASQNRNRRANVEVKNPAEFKKVQGATLFSGPQPGEKLPPLMATGIRGRAKGKTFDFIAKTDDGKPLVLFLQDGNVTGLHGLIGISQMIEKIANKSKQKLHMRAVFLGDDPKTLKRSVLQWINSSISVETDDPNMPAGSVTVSPISLRMPENVLLGISPDGREGPGNYGLDRNVAQTVIIAKDGKVLHNFAFTQPMRSNDPHVLGAIAQAIGEDPASVEKWLNEAPAEDARTERDRRQMEDKSNHTEELQKQLNTLRERLQRLNETVAKTKGKEDRLDQVEELLEQLNADVKILRRMQKSISPAKTKGKEDRLDQVEELVKQLNANLEALLRINKRASAAKRKNENRYSRSNVEVKNPAEFKKTQGTAIFSGPQPGEKLPPLKAKGINGETQGKTYDVIAKADGQLLVLFLQDESGLGLRGLLGISRLLARIAEKSEQTMHISAVFLGDTPDTVESQVSRLVPHIPSEVLLGISQDGREGPGSYGLNRNVAQTVIIAKDGKVLHNFAFTQPMLRPDPYVLGAVGEAIGIKPATLEKWLNPQNPVIEIKNPAEGGKTGEMRLNGNIVQFDELPGRLLNLSEEQKSTLIIQSERDVPHEQIVKVMDIAKEAGIDKIEFAMRPSENKRMESGREQMRRGKEE, encoded by the coding sequence ATGAGTAAGCAAATCCTCCTTTCCCTGCTCAACTGCTCCTGGCAATGGATGCTCCTGAGCGGCTTGATATGGTTTGTAACAAGTTCCATGTTTCGCAAAAGTCGTCGTTCCAACACCACTGTCCATCTGCTTTGGCTGTTGTCTTTACTCAGTCTACCGATCTTGTTCGGTTTGAACCAGTTTGTGCCAGCCCTCTCCATCGCGGGAGACCCGGTCCCCGAATTAACTCAGGCGAAGCCAATAAACGTATCAGGTTTAGCTGCACTGCCTACAGATTTGCCGGAAATCTCATCCACTGAAAATAACACACAATCCGAAAACCAACTGTTTGCTGGTGGTAAATCCCTCGTCAATTGGACGAAGATGGATTTCCTACTCTGCGTCTGGGCAATCGGTGCACTCGCTATGTTCGTCCGGTTCACGTTTGGTTTGTCCCGAATCTATCAGCTCCGACGCAGTGCTGTAGTGGCTGATGACTCCTATCAAGCAATTTGCCGACGATTGGCGCGACAGCTGGACATAAAGCGTCCGGTCACCGTGTGTTTCTCGGATCGGATAGCATCACCGATTTCATTCGGTTGGTTATCCCCGTCCGTCCTGATGCCGCGAAAACTGGATTTGGAACAGTTTGCGTTAGTCGCCGCTCACGAATTGGCACATGTGCAACGACTCGATTGGTTAACGAACCTCTTTTCGCACTTGGTCGGGGTTATCTTCTTTTTCCACCCAATTTACCATCTCCTTAATCGCGAACTCGTCCATCTCCGAGAACGCATCTGTGACGATTGGGTTATCCAATTGACGGGTGCTCGGAAAAACTACGCGCAATGTTTATTGGATCTGGTGCGCCACAGAGATAGGGCTATTCCACTCGCTTTATCTTTAAATCAGCCATCCCAGTTGGAATCTCGAATTGATACTATTTTGAAAAACAACCGACGGTTAGACGTGCAGCTGAAGCCGCGCTTGCGGTTAATGGTAGCGACTTTGCTCCTAACCTGTCTACCCTTGTTGGCAATGGCACAGTTGGTGCCGTTGAAAACTTTCCAAGTCTCACTCTTCGCACAGACACCTGAGAAATCAGAAAAAGCGGTTGATAAGACTGCAGAAAAGCAAGACATGGGAAAAACGAAAGCTGGAAAAATGGCTGGGAAACAGTACAAAGACGAATCATATATCACAGTGAAGGCCCCTGTACTGCTTGAGCCGTCTGAAGAAAACCGAATATTCTCTGGACCGCAGCCCGGGGAAAAACTTTCACCGTTGACAGTGACGGGTATTGGTGGTAAAATTGACGGAACAACGTTTGATATGACCACGAAAGCAGATGGAAAACCGCTCGTCCTCTTCTTGCAAGATACCAATGCAGTTGGTATAAAAGGGCTTGTTAACGTGTTTGAATTGCTGCTTCAAATTGACGCTTTCCAAAAAAGGCAGAGCCAGGCAACGGGGACCGAAATGCCTAATCAAGGGCTCCAGATAGGTGTTGTGTTCCTTGCAGATAATCTCGATACCTTACCCGAATGGGCGCGTAACATGTTAAAAGAAGAGATCCCAAATGCGGTATTAAAAGGGATATCTCCCGATGGGCGCGAAGGACCAGGGAGTTATGGACTGAACCGCAATGTCGCACAGACCGTTCTTATCGCTGAAGATGGGCAAGTGCTACACAACTTCGCTTTCACACAACCGATGCTCTATACCGATCCACATTTTCTCGGTGCCATCGCACAAGCGATTGAAGTAGCACCTGCCACACTGGAGAAATGGCTGAATGAAGCGTCAGCGAACCGCCACTACGAGAAAAAGGTGAAGGCTGTCATCATTAAAGAGGGCGACGATATCTCTGGTGATGCGCCTGAATGGGTGGAACTCCGCAATCTAACCGATGAAGAACTGAACATGAAAGGGTGGATATTCAACCTTGTCACCACCGAATTGGACACCGAGAGGAAACTCATCCGATTCACTAACCATGTTGAAATCCCTGCTGGTAAGGTGAAGTATGTCATCATTAACGATAGCGACGGTACCTCTGGTGATACGCCTGACTGGATGGAACTCCGCAATCCAACCGATGGTGATACGTCTGAATGGTTGGAACTCCACAATCCAACCGATAAAGAACTGAACTTAAAAGGGTGGGCACTCGAAATTGTCCCCACCGTATTGGATACTAAAGGGAAGCGTATCCGATTCACTAACGATGTTAAAATCCCTCCTGATGGTGTCCTCCTTCTGGTTCGCGACCCAAAATCGCTGAAAAAATCGGGTATTATCTTGGAAGAAGATGAGCAACCCCAGAAGGAAAAAAAGGAACGTGGACGGACAATGGAGAAAGACGGTGCTCGCGATCGTGAACGCATGTCATCTCGGGAAGAGCTCGTCAAACGGTTCGACAAAGATGGCGATGGCAAATTGAATGCGGAAGAAGGCATGGCAGCGCGCCGCGCCTTAGCAAATCGAGCATCTCAAAACCGAAACCGCAGAGCAAACGTTGAAGTGAAAAATCCCGCTGAATTCAAAAAGGTTCAAGGCGCAACACTCTTCTCTGGTCCACAACCCGGTGAAAAGCTGCCGCCGCTAATGGCGACAGGCATACGTGGTCGCGCGAAGGGTAAAACGTTTGATTTCATCGCTAAAACAGATGATGGAAAGCCGCTCGTTCTGTTTTTGCAAGATGGAAATGTTACAGGTTTGCACGGATTGATTGGTATTTCACAGATGATTGAAAAAATCGCCAACAAATCTAAGCAAAAACTGCACATGAGGGCAGTGTTTCTCGGTGACGACCCTAAAACGTTGAAACGAAGTGTGCTGCAGTGGATCAATAGTTCAATCTCGGTGGAGACTGATGATCCTAACATGCCGGCAGGAAGTGTGACTGTTAGCCCAATCTCACTGCGTATGCCAGAGAACGTTTTACTTGGCATTTCTCCTGACGGGCGTGAAGGACCGGGTAACTATGGATTAGACCGTAATGTAGCACAGACGGTCATCATCGCTAAGGATGGAAAGGTACTTCACAATTTTGCTTTCACACAACCGATGCGCTCTAACGATCCGCATGTACTGGGTGCCATCGCGCAAGCAATCGGAGAAGATCCAGCATCAGTAGAAAAATGGTTAAACGAAGCACCTGCTGAAGATGCACGTACGGAACGAGACAGAAGGCAAATGGAGGATAAAAGCAACCACACGGAAGAGCTGCAGAAACAACTCAATACACTTCGTGAAAGGTTGCAGCGCCTAAATGAAACCGTAGCCAAGACGAAGGGTAAAGAGGATAGGCTTGATCAGGTGGAAGAGTTGCTCGAACAACTCAACGCGGATGTAAAAATATTGCGGCGCATGCAAAAGAGCATCTCCCCAGCAAAGACGAAGGGTAAAGAGGATAGGCTTGATCAGGTGGAAGAGTTGGTCAAACAGCTCAACGCGAATCTGGAAGCATTGCTGCGCATAAATAAACGTGCCTCTGCAGCAAAGCGGAAGAACGAAAACCGATATAGTAGAAGTAACGTTGAAGTGAAAAATCCGGCTGAGTTCAAGAAAACGCAAGGGACAGCAATTTTCTCTGGTCCACAACCCGGCGAAAAACTTCCGCCTCTGAAGGCTAAGGGCATCAACGGTGAAACTCAAGGCAAAACGTATGATGTCATCGCCAAAGCAGATGGACAACTCCTCGTTCTCTTCCTACAAGATGAAAGCGGTCTCGGGTTGCGCGGGTTGCTTGGCATTTCTCGTTTACTTGCTCGAATCGCCGAGAAGTCTGAACAGACAATGCATATAAGCGCTGTGTTTTTAGGGGATACACCGGATACCGTGGAAAGCCAAGTTAGTAGGTTAGTCCCACATATTCCAAGTGAGGTCTTACTCGGTATTTCTCAGGACGGGCGGGAAGGTCCAGGCAGCTACGGGTTAAATCGTAATGTAGCGCAGACGGTTATCATCGCCAAAGATGGAAAAGTGCTACACAACTTTGCTTTCACACAACCTATGCTCCGCCCCGATCCCTATGTGCTTGGTGCCGTAGGAGAGGCAATAGGGATAAAACCTGCGACGCTGGAAAAATGGTTGAACCCACAAAATCCTGTAATCGAAATCAAGAATCCTGCCGAGGGTGGAAAAACTGGCGAAATGCGCCTCAACGGAAACATTGTACAGTTTGATGAATTGCCTGGCCGCCTTCTCAACTTATCTGAAGAACAAAAATCTACGCTTATTATCCAATCTGAACGAGATGTACCTCATGAACAGATCGTCAAAGTAATGGATATAGCAAAAGAGGCAGGTATTGATAAAATTGAGTTCGCGATGCGTCCGTCTGAAAATAAGCGCATGGAAAGCGGTAGGGAACAGATGCGCCGCGGTAAAGAGGAGTAA
- a CDS encoding PQQ-binding-like beta-propeller repeat protein — MRKIICSLLIGIVFACALYAQGETKENYWSQFRGPNGDGKAIATDLPIEFSETENVRWKTPIHDKGYSSPVVWGNQIWLTTAREDGRELFAICVDLESGNILHDIKVFDVAKPQLEHGDLNSHASPTPVIEEGRIYVHYGTYGTACLDTKTGEKLWERRDLNCDHRVRPASSPIIDEDTLFLTFDGVDVQFIAALDKNTGDTLWLQHRKVDSNFEDVLRAKGVKDIEATKKEKPNDNRKSYATPTIIMYQEKKQLVSPAAEVTISYNPKTGDELWRVRHKGWGWNVACRPIFAHNLVYFTTGVEKLLLAVDPSGMGDVTDTHIVWSNRKGVPEIPSPLIIDDLMFTVNEGGVVSCVEAKNGNLVWRGRVGGNHWASPLYAGGNIYFFTMEGRVSVISAGRVFKLLARNEFDGEFIASGAVAGNALILRSLSYLYCIEGRKIKKQE; from the coding sequence GTGAGAAAAATAATTTGCAGCTTGTTGATCGGGATTGTTTTCGCTTGCGCGCTTTACGCACAAGGTGAAACAAAAGAGAATTATTGGAGTCAGTTCCGCGGTCCAAACGGAGATGGTAAAGCAATTGCGACTGACCTCCCTATCGAATTTAGCGAAACGGAAAACGTCCGTTGGAAAACACCGATTCACGATAAAGGGTATTCATCGCCAGTGGTTTGGGGAAATCAGATTTGGTTAACAACGGCGCGTGAAGACGGAAGAGAACTCTTTGCGATCTGTGTAGACTTAGAGAGTGGAAACATCCTACACGATATAAAAGTGTTTGATGTCGCGAAACCACAACTCGAACACGGGGACCTCAACAGTCATGCTTCGCCTACGCCTGTTATAGAGGAGGGACGCATCTACGTTCATTACGGCACTTACGGCACCGCCTGTCTCGATACGAAAACCGGCGAGAAACTTTGGGAACGTCGAGACCTTAATTGCGATCACCGGGTACGTCCCGCCTCTTCCCCGATTATTGATGAGGATACACTATTTCTTACCTTCGATGGCGTTGATGTACAGTTTATTGCCGCACTCGATAAAAACACTGGGGACACCTTGTGGCTGCAGCATCGAAAAGTTGACTCAAATTTTGAGGATGTCCTCAGAGCCAAGGGTGTTAAGGATATAGAAGCAACGAAAAAGGAAAAACCAAACGACAATCGGAAATCCTACGCGACCCCGACAATCATTATGTATCAAGAAAAAAAACAGTTGGTGAGTCCTGCGGCAGAAGTCACAATATCATACAACCCGAAAACAGGCGATGAACTCTGGCGTGTTCGACATAAAGGGTGGGGCTGGAACGTTGCATGCCGTCCGATTTTTGCACACAATCTCGTCTATTTTACAACTGGCGTGGAAAAATTGTTGTTGGCTGTTGATCCGTCTGGCATGGGTGATGTTACGGATACACATATCGTTTGGAGCAATCGCAAGGGTGTCCCTGAAATACCGTCGCCGCTCATCATAGATGATTTGATGTTCACGGTTAACGAAGGCGGTGTGGTTTCTTGTGTAGAGGCAAAGAATGGAAATCTTGTATGGAGAGGTCGTGTCGGCGGAAATCACTGGGCATCACCGCTATATGCGGGTGGAAACATCTATTTTTTTACCATGGAGGGACGCGTATCGGTTATTTCTGCGGGCCGAGTGTTTAAATTACTTGCACGGAACGAGTTTGATGGAGAATTCATTGCATCTGGTGCGGTTGCTGGTAATGCCCTAATCCTGCGTTCGCTTTCGTATCTCTATTGTATTGAGGGGAGAAAAATAAAAAAGCAAGAGTAG
- a CDS encoding amidohydrolase family protein, which yields MPFGGNDWLALTKEPILEPELPICDPHHHFWDFRTERIPYQGYLLHELIADIDSGHNVRSTVFVEARAMYRADGPEEMRPVGEVEFVQGLAAASASGLYGPSRAADAIVGHANLNLGERVAPVLEALQAASPNRFRGIRHSVTSDPHPEIGGTSAYRTAGQLAREDFRAGARVLASMAMSFEAWMYFPQLPELVDFAKAVPDLTIILNHIGGLLRVGPYGGKDDEVLATWRSGIAAVAACPNVHIKLGGIGMPRTGFDWHEREKPIGSEELAGSIAPFMNYCIEQFGPERCMFESNFPVDKVSFAYNVMYNAFKRLSSGYSDDERTSLFHDTATRVYRIDV from the coding sequence ATGCCATTTGGCGGCAACGACTGGCTCGCTTTAACGAAGGAACCGATACTGGAACCGGAACTACCGATTTGCGACCCACATCACCATTTTTGGGATTTCCGAACCGAACGTATTCCTTATCAAGGTTATTTGCTCCATGAGTTGATTGCAGATATTGATAGCGGACACAATGTCCGTTCTACCGTGTTTGTTGAGGCGCGGGCAATGTATCGCGCTGATGGGCCGGAAGAGATGCGTCCTGTTGGAGAGGTAGAATTTGTGCAAGGGTTGGCGGCTGCGAGTGCAAGCGGTTTATACGGTCCGAGTCGTGCTGCCGATGCGATTGTTGGACATGCTAATTTGAACTTGGGTGAACGCGTTGCACCTGTATTGGAAGCCTTACAAGCAGCGAGTCCGAATCGATTCCGAGGTATCCGACACTCTGTCACCTCGGATCCACATCCAGAAATAGGTGGCACTTCCGCATATAGAACAGCCGGACAACTGGCGCGTGAGGATTTCCGTGCTGGAGCGCGGGTGCTGGCAAGTATGGCGATGTCCTTTGAGGCTTGGATGTATTTCCCACAACTTCCTGAACTCGTGGATTTTGCGAAAGCCGTACCCGATTTGACTATTATTCTGAACCATATCGGTGGTTTGCTGCGAGTTGGTCCTTACGGTGGTAAGGATGACGAAGTGTTAGCGACTTGGCGGAGCGGTATCGCTGCTGTGGCGGCTTGCCCTAACGTCCACATCAAACTCGGCGGTATCGGGATGCCGCGCACCGGGTTTGATTGGCACGAACGCGAAAAACCGATCGGTTCTGAGGAATTGGCGGGATCTATAGCACCCTTTATGAATTACTGTATTGAGCAGTTTGGGCCGGAACGGTGTATGTTTGAAAGCAATTTCCCGGTCGATAAGGTCTCGTTCGCCTACAATGTGATGTATAACGCGTTTAAACGTTTGTCGTCAG
- a CDS encoding twin-arginine translocation signal domain-containing protein, with product MNAVKRCDGISRRDFLRVGGLTALGLGLGDFFHLQRAFAVEARSPRRNTQAKPPTQQKQNPAS from the coding sequence ATGAACGCCGTAAAACGATGTGATGGGATTAGCCGCCGTGATTTTCTCCGCGTCGGTGGATTAACAGCCCTTGGACTCGGATTAGGCGACTTTTTTCACCTGCAACGCGCTTTTGCTGTAGAGGCGAGGTCACCGCGAAGAAACACCCAAGCAAAACCCCCTACACAGCAAAAGCAAAATCCTGCATCCTAA